From a region of the Mycolicibacterium sp. MU0050 genome:
- a CDS encoding SDR family oxidoreductase: MTKDPVDPAPHGVIPYPGRTAEMSERPRDEMRDYTGSNLLAGKRALITGGDSGIGRAVAVAFAKEGADVSIAYLEETEDAAHTVSLIEAAGRTGMELPGDLGSPAHCRSVVDQTVKQLGGLDILVNNVAYQSPVNSLAELTEEQWRHTFAVNIDSFFHVTKAALNHLPDGSAIINTASINGLRGNKTLIDYSATKGAVIALTYSLAQNLNERRIRVNCVAPGPVWTPLIPATMDAEKTASFGEQVPMNRAAQPDEIAPSYVFFAASRMSSYYSGEVLAPIGGETLPG; the protein is encoded by the coding sequence ATGACCAAAGATCCCGTTGATCCCGCTCCGCACGGCGTCATCCCGTACCCCGGGCGCACCGCGGAGATGTCCGAACGTCCCCGCGACGAGATGCGCGACTACACCGGTTCGAACCTGTTGGCCGGCAAGCGGGCCCTGATCACCGGCGGCGATTCGGGCATCGGCCGGGCGGTGGCGGTCGCCTTCGCCAAGGAGGGCGCTGACGTTTCGATCGCCTACCTCGAAGAGACCGAGGACGCCGCGCACACGGTCTCGCTGATCGAGGCCGCGGGCCGGACCGGCATGGAATTGCCCGGGGACCTGGGCAGCCCGGCGCATTGCCGGTCCGTGGTCGATCAGACCGTCAAACAGCTTGGCGGACTGGACATCCTGGTCAACAATGTGGCCTACCAGTCGCCGGTGAACAGCCTCGCCGAACTCACCGAGGAGCAGTGGCGCCACACGTTCGCGGTGAACATCGACAGCTTCTTCCACGTCACCAAGGCGGCGCTGAACCACCTGCCCGACGGGTCGGCGATCATCAACACCGCCTCGATCAACGGCCTGCGCGGCAACAAGACGTTGATCGACTATTCGGCGACCAAGGGCGCGGTCATCGCGTTGACGTACTCGTTGGCCCAGAACTTGAACGAGCGCCGCATCAGGGTGAACTGCGTTGCGCCGGGCCCGGTGTGGACCCCACTGATCCCGGCCACCATGGATGCCGAGAAGACGGCGAGCTTCGGCGAGCAGGTCCCGATGAACCGGGCCGCGCAGCCCGACGAGATCGCACCGTCCTACGTGTTCTTCGCCGCCAGTCGGATGTCGTCGTACTACAGCGGCGAGGTCCTGGCCCCGATCGGCGGGGAGACGCTGCCCGGGTGA
- a CDS encoding peptidase M42, translated as MATVSVGAVRPDDTGQADEGRAQLDLLQELLWAYGPCGQEDAVREICRRELAPHVDELWVDPAGNVVGLLRGAKSHDGDRAPVTRVMAHMDELSMLVKRIFPDGSLHLTHLGTMYPGNFGLGPVAVLGDRETLRAVLTLGSEHTTSESPRIFATKPDQGGKALDWSDVYVFTGCTPEQLREAGVHPGTRVCVEAGKRSLVTFGDYVGSYFLDDRAAIVVLLETARLLCDRRPAGDVYFVFTTNEEVGGVGGSYASRVLPGDRTLGVEVGPTEEEYGTSVAGGPIVVYSDAECVYDKAIADRLMQIGADLGTEPQAAVVGAFEADPSHAKANGLTAQAGLLCLPTLSTHGYEVIARQAIPDVTAILTEFLRH; from the coding sequence ATGGCCACCGTGAGTGTCGGTGCGGTGCGCCCGGACGACACCGGGCAGGCGGACGAGGGCCGCGCCCAGCTGGATCTGTTACAGGAGTTGCTGTGGGCCTACGGCCCCTGCGGGCAGGAGGACGCGGTCCGCGAGATCTGCCGACGCGAGCTGGCTCCGCACGTGGACGAGCTCTGGGTGGACCCGGCGGGCAATGTCGTCGGCCTGCTCCGCGGCGCGAAATCCCACGACGGTGACCGCGCACCCGTCACCCGGGTGATGGCGCACATGGACGAGCTGTCCATGCTGGTAAAGCGGATCTTCCCCGACGGCTCGCTACACCTCACGCATCTGGGCACCATGTATCCGGGCAACTTCGGCCTGGGGCCGGTGGCCGTGCTGGGTGACCGGGAGACGCTGCGCGCGGTCTTGACGCTCGGCTCGGAACACACCACCTCGGAGAGCCCACGCATCTTCGCCACCAAACCGGACCAGGGCGGTAAGGCGCTGGACTGGAGCGACGTCTACGTGTTCACCGGGTGCACGCCCGAACAGTTGCGCGAAGCGGGCGTGCACCCCGGGACCCGGGTGTGCGTCGAGGCCGGCAAGCGCAGCCTGGTGACCTTCGGCGACTACGTGGGCAGCTACTTCCTCGACGACAGGGCCGCCATCGTCGTGTTGTTGGAGACGGCCCGACTGCTTTGCGACCGGCGGCCCGCCGGCGACGTCTACTTCGTGTTCACCACCAACGAAGAGGTCGGCGGGGTGGGCGGTTCGTACGCCAGCCGGGTGCTGCCCGGGGACCGGACGCTCGGGGTGGAGGTGGGCCCCACCGAGGAGGAATACGGGACCAGCGTGGCTGGCGGACCCATCGTGGTCTACAGCGACGCCGAATGCGTGTACGACAAGGCCATCGCCGACCGGCTGATGCAGATCGGCGCGGACCTGGGCACCGAACCGCAGGCCGCGGTGGTCGGCGCCTTCGAGGCCGACCCGTCGCACGCCAAGGCCAACGGGCTCACCGCCCAGGCGGGCCTGCTGTGCCTGCCCACCCTGAGCACCCACGGCTACGAAGTGATTGCCCGACAGGCGATCCCGGATGTCACCGCGATACTCACCGAGTTCCTGCGGCACTGA
- a CDS encoding DUF427 domain-containing protein, with protein sequence MSLVAGRGPFGSDPAGWFTPPVPADVVFVEPHPRRVQAVRDGSPVIDTEDVLLVHRRGRPLSYAFPSAAVADLPAEPVAEAPGYVTVPWAAVDSWFEEGRQLVHYPPNPYHRVDCRPTTRGLRVSVGATTLVDTTETVIVFETSLAPRLYVAPAQVRMDLLRPTATTSYCNYKGHTTYWAVTLEDGTTVEDIAWSYDDPLPESLPIKGFLSFDAERVQMLAELPGGTGGDCGCPA encoded by the coding sequence ATGAGCCTCGTCGCCGGGCGCGGCCCGTTCGGCAGCGACCCGGCGGGATGGTTCACCCCGCCGGTGCCGGCCGACGTGGTGTTCGTCGAACCGCATCCGCGCCGGGTGCAGGCCGTGCGGGACGGCTCTCCGGTGATCGACACCGAAGACGTGCTGCTGGTGCATCGCCGGGGCCGGCCGCTGAGCTATGCCTTCCCGTCGGCCGCGGTCGCGGATCTGCCCGCCGAGCCCGTGGCCGAGGCCCCCGGCTATGTCACCGTGCCGTGGGCCGCCGTCGACAGCTGGTTCGAGGAGGGCCGGCAACTGGTGCACTACCCGCCCAACCCGTACCACCGGGTCGACTGCCGCCCCACCACCCGGGGCCTGCGGGTGAGCGTCGGGGCCACGACGCTGGTCGACACCACCGAGACGGTGATCGTCTTCGAGACCTCGCTGGCGCCGCGTCTCTATGTCGCCCCCGCGCAGGTGCGCATGGATCTGCTGCGTCCCACCGCCACCACCAGCTACTGCAACTACAAGGGTCACACCACGTACTGGGCCGTCACGCTCGAGGACGGCACCACCGTCGAGGACATCGCGTGGAGCTACGACGACCCGCTGCCGGAATCGCTGCCCATCAAGGGCTTCCTGAGTTTCGACGCCGAGCGGGTGCAGATGCTGGCCGAGCTGCCCGGCGGCACCGGCGGCGATTGCGGTTGCCCCGCCTGA
- a CDS encoding L,D-transpeptidase, whose protein sequence is MRQAFGYVLALLGVVTLTQTAWAAVGTAAVPTPTADVSVVDVAPRTGSQVGVGHPIVVTFGEAVADRARAERSIRVLSPTAVTGDYDWVSPTTVHFVPDELWPAHSEIKLLAGGMPMSFRTGAAVTAVADISAHTFTVSIDGEVVRQMPASMGKAKFPTPQGRFTVLGKENPVVMDSRTIGIPLEDPEGYKLTVNHAVRITWGGVYIHSAPWSVGSQGYANVSHGCINLSPDNAAWYYNNVGIGDPVTVQA, encoded by the coding sequence GTGCGGCAGGCATTCGGTTACGTCTTGGCTTTGCTGGGCGTGGTGACGCTCACCCAGACCGCGTGGGCCGCCGTCGGGACCGCCGCGGTACCCACCCCGACCGCGGACGTCAGCGTCGTCGACGTGGCGCCGCGGACCGGCTCGCAGGTCGGCGTCGGGCATCCGATCGTGGTGACCTTCGGTGAGGCCGTCGCCGACCGCGCCCGGGCCGAGCGCTCGATCCGCGTCCTGTCGCCCACCGCGGTGACCGGCGACTACGACTGGGTCAGCCCCACCACCGTGCACTTCGTGCCCGACGAGCTGTGGCCGGCGCACTCCGAGATCAAGCTGCTGGCCGGGGGCATGCCCATGAGCTTCCGGACGGGCGCCGCCGTCACGGCCGTCGCCGACATCTCCGCCCACACGTTCACCGTCAGCATCGACGGCGAGGTGGTCCGGCAGATGCCCGCGTCGATGGGCAAGGCCAAGTTCCCCACGCCGCAGGGTCGCTTCACCGTGCTCGGCAAAGAGAACCCGGTGGTGATGGATTCCCGGACCATCGGCATTCCGCTGGAGGACCCGGAGGGCTACAAGCTCACCGTGAACCACGCCGTGCGGATCACCTGGGGCGGGGTCTACATCCATTCGGCGCCGTGGTCCGTCGGATCGCAGGGCTACGCCAACGTCAGCCACGGCTGCATCAACCTCAGCCCGGACAACGCCGCCTGGTACTACAACAACGTCGGGATCGGCGACCCGGTCACCGTCCAGGCCTGA